Proteins encoded in a region of the Streptomyces sp. NBC_00310 genome:
- a CDS encoding sigma-70 family RNA polymerase sigma factor produces MDGRQWRATIAAAQTGDRRALDELVEGWLPLVYNIVGRALNGHADVDDVVQETMLRAVDNLDTLRDPDSFRSWLVAIAMRQIRDRARRRTADQLDDSAAQGATDFAELTVLRLQLEGQRKEVAEAVRWLDGEDRQLLSLWWLEVAGELTRRELAAAVGISRQHAAVRVQRMKARLETARGIVRALDSSCSDLGRVTARWSGRPDSVWRKRIARHIRGCARCDGHGRPGEVVVPAERLLVGLALVPVPVGFTLSLAFGGKTAVAATAATASVGWSAKVLGALAKPAVAVTASASIVAGGAYVVTQPPQDRPAQAAPTALSTARAPEVSKPRGPSPSTSPTPSPSVSPSATKKADLYGTVVDVVDAAPDPDTPPGALPRRPESGLTSSGGTRTVMNHRGDAVTFTGEGYVLVRWQISPQYRAGGLVMPSWTGLKGKLFHVASGGGRRMDDPTSADGETSGMGGPDTGYTVLPAGTQQMWQNEYFYLDGTVTLTQNERGADYGITVAPSTWDSVTEDITQGPDRGARRYGLVRDNGRDSAPVPQYVTREKPQDAATVEQRSEV; encoded by the coding sequence GTGGACGGGCGGCAGTGGCGCGCCACCATCGCGGCCGCACAGACAGGGGACCGGCGCGCCCTCGACGAACTGGTCGAGGGCTGGCTGCCCCTCGTCTACAACATCGTCGGCCGGGCCCTCAACGGCCACGCCGATGTCGACGACGTCGTGCAGGAGACCATGCTGCGCGCCGTCGACAACCTCGACACGCTGCGCGATCCGGACAGCTTCCGCTCCTGGCTGGTCGCGATCGCGATGCGGCAGATACGGGACCGGGCGCGCCGCCGCACCGCCGACCAGCTCGACGACAGCGCCGCCCAGGGCGCCACCGACTTCGCCGAGCTGACCGTGCTGCGGCTGCAGTTGGAGGGCCAGCGGAAAGAGGTCGCGGAAGCGGTCCGCTGGCTCGACGGCGAGGACCGCCAGCTGCTCTCGCTGTGGTGGCTGGAGGTCGCGGGCGAACTCACCCGGCGCGAGCTCGCCGCCGCCGTCGGCATCAGCCGGCAGCATGCCGCCGTGCGCGTCCAGCGGATGAAGGCCCGTCTGGAGACCGCGCGGGGCATCGTCCGCGCCCTCGACTCCTCCTGCTCCGACCTGGGCCGGGTCACCGCCCGTTGGAGCGGGCGGCCCGACTCGGTGTGGCGCAAGCGCATCGCCCGGCACATCCGAGGCTGCGCCCGCTGCGACGGCCACGGCCGCCCCGGCGAGGTCGTCGTCCCCGCCGAACGCCTCCTCGTCGGCCTGGCCCTGGTGCCCGTCCCCGTCGGTTTCACGCTGTCCCTGGCGTTCGGCGGGAAGACCGCCGTGGCGGCGACCGCCGCGACCGCCTCCGTGGGCTGGTCCGCCAAGGTGCTCGGCGCCCTCGCCAAGCCCGCCGTCGCGGTGACGGCGAGTGCGTCGATCGTCGCCGGGGGCGCGTACGTCGTGACGCAGCCCCCGCAGGACCGGCCCGCGCAGGCCGCGCCCACGGCGCTCAGCACGGCCCGCGCGCCCGAGGTTTCGAAGCCCCGGGGCCCCTCGCCCTCCACCTCGCCGACGCCGTCCCCCTCCGTCTCCCCGTCCGCGACGAAGAAGGCCGATCTCTACGGCACCGTCGTCGACGTCGTGGACGCGGCGCCGGACCCGGACACCCCGCCCGGCGCCCTCCCGCGCCGGCCGGAGTCCGGCCTCACGAGCAGTGGCGGCACGCGGACCGTGATGAACCACCGGGGCGACGCCGTGACCTTCACGGGCGAGGGTTATGTCCTGGTCCGCTGGCAGATCTCGCCGCAGTACCGGGCGGGCGGCCTGGTCATGCCGTCCTGGACCGGCCTGAAGGGCAAGCTCTTCCACGTCGCCTCGGGCGGCGGCCGCCGCATGGACGATCCGACCTCCGCCGACGGCGAGACCTCCGGCATGGGCGGGCCCGACACCGGATACACGGTCCTGCCCGCAGGCACCCAACAGATGTGGCAGAACGAGTACTTCTATCTCGACGGCACGGTCACCCTCACCCAGAACGAACGCGGCGCCGACTACGGCATCACCGTCGCCCCCTCCACCTGGGACAGCGTCACCGAGGACATCACCCAAGGGCCCGACCGGGGCGCCCGTCGCTACGGCCTCGTCCGCGACAACGGCCGGGACTCGGCCCCCGTACCGCAGTACGTCACGCGGGAGAAGCCTCAGGACGCGGCGACGGTGGAGCAGCGGTCGGAGGTGTAA
- a CDS encoding gamma-aminobutyraldehyde dehydrogenase yields MQNPGTAAPERFPAQDRFAAGAQYIAGRLTKGTSGRTHAVVDPATGDEVLTYELAGPDDVDAAVAAALAAFPGWAATTPGERSDALHRFAAVLADRAEEFARAESLQCGKPLKLTREFDVPGTLDNTAFFAGAARHLQGQSAGEYSGDHTSYVRREPIGVVGSIAPWNYPLQMAAWKILPAVAAGNTIVLKPAETTPLTSLLFAQAATDAGIPDGVINVVTGTGKDAGEHLVGHPDVVMTSFTGSTAVGKRVAEIATATVKRIHLELGGKAPFVVFDDADLEAAVHGAVAGALINTGQDCTAATRAYVQRPLYEEFVARTAALMETVRLGDPFAPGTDLGPLISHVQRDRVAGFVERARAYARVVTGGEAPQGDLKNGAYYRPTLVADAAQDSEIVQSEIFGPVLVVLPFDSDDEGIRLANDTPYGLAASAWSRDVYRTGRATREIKAGCVWVNDHIPIISEMPHGGYKASGFGKDMSVYSFEEYTQIKHVMFDNTAIARKDWHRTIFGDR; encoded by the coding sequence ATGCAGAACCCGGGCACCGCCGCCCCGGAACGATTCCCCGCACAGGACCGCTTCGCGGCCGGCGCGCAGTACATCGCCGGCCGCCTGACGAAGGGCACATCGGGCCGTACCCACGCGGTCGTCGACCCCGCGACCGGCGACGAGGTCCTCACCTACGAGCTGGCCGGCCCGGACGACGTGGACGCGGCCGTCGCCGCCGCCCTCGCGGCGTTCCCCGGCTGGGCCGCCACCACGCCCGGCGAGCGGTCCGACGCCCTGCACCGCTTCGCCGCGGTCCTGGCGGACCGCGCGGAGGAGTTCGCCCGGGCCGAGTCCCTGCAGTGCGGGAAGCCGCTCAAACTGACGCGCGAGTTCGACGTGCCCGGCACCCTCGACAACACCGCGTTCTTCGCGGGCGCCGCCCGGCACCTGCAGGGCCAGTCGGCCGGCGAGTACTCCGGCGACCACACCTCGTACGTACGCCGTGAACCCATCGGCGTGGTCGGTTCGATCGCGCCCTGGAACTATCCGCTCCAGATGGCCGCCTGGAAGATCCTCCCGGCGGTCGCCGCGGGCAACACGATCGTCCTGAAGCCCGCCGAGACCACCCCGCTCACCTCGCTGCTCTTCGCGCAGGCCGCCACGGACGCCGGAATCCCCGACGGCGTGATCAACGTCGTCACCGGGACCGGCAAGGACGCCGGTGAACATCTCGTCGGGCACCCCGACGTGGTCATGACCTCCTTCACGGGGTCCACGGCCGTCGGCAAACGTGTCGCCGAGATCGCCACGGCCACCGTCAAGCGCATCCATCTGGAGCTGGGCGGCAAGGCCCCGTTCGTGGTCTTCGACGACGCCGACCTGGAGGCCGCCGTCCACGGCGCGGTCGCGGGTGCCCTCATCAACACCGGGCAGGACTGCACGGCCGCCACGCGCGCGTACGTGCAGCGGCCCCTCTACGAGGAGTTCGTCGCGCGGACGGCCGCCCTCATGGAGACCGTCCGGCTCGGCGACCCCTTCGCCCCGGGCACCGACCTCGGTCCGCTGATCTCCCACGTCCAGCGCGACCGTGTCGCCGGATTCGTCGAGCGGGCACGCGCGTACGCGCGCGTGGTCACCGGTGGCGAGGCACCACAGGGAGATCTCAAGAACGGGGCCTACTATCGGCCCACGCTCGTCGCGGACGCCGCCCAGGACAGCGAGATCGTCCAGTCGGAGATCTTCGGGCCGGTGCTCGTGGTCCTGCCCTTCGACAGCGACGACGAGGGAATCCGGCTCGCGAACGACACACCGTACGGCCTCGCCGCCTCCGCCTGGAGCCGGGACGTGTACCGGACGGGCCGCGCCACCCGCGAGATCAAGGCCGGGTGCGTGTGGGTCAACGACCACATCCCGATCATCAGCGAGATGCCGCACGGCGGCTACAAGGCCTCCGGCTTCGGCAAGGACATGTCCGTGTACTCGTTCGAGGAGTACACCCAGATCAAGCACGTCATGTTCGACAATACGGCGATCGCCAGGAAGGACTGGCACCGCACGATCTTCGGGGACCGCTAG
- a CDS encoding DUF4190 domain-containing protein, which produces MSSDEAPAPERPADPQPDPWAPPQDRVPTPPPTVADGAPLPTAADDAALPTVVDGATLPTLTDDAVPPVVVDGATLPTLTEDAVPPVVVDGATLPTLTEDAVPPSVAADADMLTVGDGIPLPAAQAAVPQPEDAVPAPKVALDKPTVSAGPADFGEPAGAVGSAGPSAPVPPTGSTGPGAPVSYAGSAPSAAPADAAPPRDPWAVPADTPAPGSPTRPAPSVHDQMTVVSMPGVDESGPVPTAPTSPQAPTAPQPWAGPGAFAPPGGPQSATSTTSGYNPFAPPAAQAPHTPGAPHASYPPPAVGAPYAAPAPAPAPGAAVPPPPIGPEGPGQVPYGYPQYPAYPGAHAHPGVGYPGTGYPAPGAAYAWPAMAPPPSNGMGIAAMVLGICAAVLFCLWPLAILLGVMAVIFGSIGRVKARRGEATNPGHALAGIICGVVGILLGIGFIVLIVVAPGSADYDSDPAPFDDSYSTSLSLVLPPGDGDATHAAEVFSPRVG; this is translated from the coding sequence ATGTCATCCGACGAGGCACCTGCTCCGGAGAGACCGGCCGACCCGCAGCCGGACCCGTGGGCACCCCCACAGGACCGCGTCCCGACACCGCCACCGACGGTCGCCGACGGGGCCCCGCTGCCGACGGCGGCCGACGATGCCGCCCTGCCGACAGTCGTGGACGGTGCCACCCTGCCGACGCTGACCGACGATGCCGTGCCGCCGGTGGTCGTGGATGGTGCCACTCTGCCGACGCTGACCGAGGACGCCGTGCCGCCGGTGGTGGTGGATGGTGCCACTCTGCCGACGCTGACCGAGGACGCCGTACCGCCGTCGGTCGCCGCCGACGCCGACATGCTGACGGTGGGCGACGGCATCCCCCTGCCGGCCGCGCAGGCCGCCGTCCCGCAGCCCGAGGACGCGGTCCCGGCCCCGAAGGTCGCGCTGGACAAGCCGACCGTGTCCGCGGGGCCTGCCGACTTCGGCGAGCCCGCCGGGGCCGTGGGTTCCGCCGGGCCGAGCGCACCGGTGCCGCCCACGGGCTCCACCGGGCCCGGTGCGCCGGTTTCGTACGCCGGGTCGGCCCCGTCCGCTGCCCCCGCCGACGCCGCGCCTCCCCGCGATCCCTGGGCCGTGCCCGCCGACACCCCGGCGCCGGGCAGCCCCACCCGCCCCGCCCCCTCGGTGCACGACCAGATGACGGTCGTGTCCATGCCGGGAGTGGACGAGAGCGGCCCGGTGCCGACCGCGCCGACTTCTCCCCAGGCCCCCACGGCACCGCAGCCCTGGGCCGGCCCCGGCGCGTTCGCACCCCCGGGCGGCCCGCAGTCCGCCACGTCCACCACCTCCGGCTACAACCCGTTCGCCCCGCCCGCCGCCCAGGCACCTCACACACCCGGCGCACCCCACGCGTCCTACCCGCCACCGGCAGTCGGCGCCCCCTACGCCGCCCCCGCCCCCGCCCCCGCCCCCGGTGCCGCCGTCCCGCCGCCGCCCATCGGCCCCGAAGGGCCCGGCCAGGTCCCGTACGGCTATCCCCAGTACCCGGCGTACCCGGGTGCCCACGCCCACCCCGGTGTCGGCTACCCCGGCACCGGCTACCCCGCCCCCGGCGCGGCCTACGCCTGGCCCGCGATGGCGCCGCCGCCGAGCAACGGGATGGGGATCGCGGCGATGGTGCTCGGCATCTGTGCCGCCGTGCTCTTCTGTCTGTGGCCGCTGGCGATCCTGCTCGGGGTCATGGCCGTGATCTTCGGGTCCATCGGTCGGGTCAAGGCGCGCCGGGGCGAGGCGACGAACCCGGGGCACGCACTGGCCGGGATCATCTGCGGAGTGGTCGGCATCCTGCTCGGCATCGGCTTCATCGTCCTCATCGTCGTGGCGCCCGGCAGCGCCGACTACGACTCGGACCCCGCCCCCTTCGACGACAGCTACTCCACGTCGCTGTCCCTGGTGCTGCCGCCCGGCGACGGCGACGCGACCCACGCCGCCGAGGTCTTCTCGCCCCGCGTCGGCTAG
- a CDS encoding YceI family protein → MNLFTRAASLRRPASPTASQLPHESPAFGPDGPSDPTLATLTGEWMIDAAHSRIGFSVRHALVTTVRGAFTEYQSRLYFDGRDPARSRAEIVLSTTSVDTGVEQRDAHLMGRDFLDAATYPRMRFVSTAVRPVGNDVYRMAGELTIKSITRPVDLELTYIGHVMDPFGYERVGFDGTTTINRSEWGLMYNQRLAEGGAMVSEKVRLQFDIAAIRTIPGG, encoded by the coding sequence ATGAACCTGTTCACCCGTGCTGCGTCCCTGCGCCGCCCGGCATCCCCCACAGCCTCACAACTCCCCCACGAGTCCCCTGCTTTCGGTCCCGACGGCCCGTCCGATCCCACCCTGGCGACGCTGACCGGCGAATGGATGATCGACGCGGCGCACAGCCGTATCGGTTTCTCCGTCCGGCATGCCCTGGTGACGACCGTGCGCGGTGCGTTCACCGAGTATCAGAGCCGGCTCTACTTCGACGGCCGTGATCCTGCTCGTTCACGGGCCGAGATAGTTCTGTCCACCACGTCCGTCGATACCGGAGTGGAACAACGCGACGCCCATCTGATGGGCCGCGACTTCCTGGACGCCGCGACCTATCCGCGTATGCGCTTCGTCAGTACGGCGGTGCGACCCGTGGGCAACGATGTCTACCGCATGGCCGGCGAACTCACGATCAAGAGCATCACCCGGCCTGTGGATCTGGAACTCACCTATATAGGGCACGTCATGGACCCGTTCGGATACGAGCGGGTCGGTTTCGACGGGACGACCACCATCAATCGTTCCGAATGGGGCCTTATGTACAACCAGCGGCTCGCGGAGGGGGGCGCCATGGTGAGCGAGAAGGTGCGCCTGCAATTCGACATCGCCGCGATCCGCACGATTCCCGGCGGCTGA
- a CDS encoding adenosine deaminase, whose protein sequence is MTDHRTAQGVPVAPAVAGTSAAPGAFGTRDLHAFIAGLPKAELHVHHVGSASPRIVAELAARHPDSAVPTDPEALADYFSFTDFAHFIQVYLSVVDLIRTPEDVRLLTFEVARDLSRQQVRYAELTVTPYSSTRRGIDERAFMEAIEDARKAAEAEFGTVLRWCFDIPGEAGLVSAEETVRLATDDRLRPEGLVSFGLGGPEVGVPRPQFKPYFDRAIAAGLHSVPHAGETTGPETVWDALHHLRAERIGHGTSSARDPKLLAHLAEHRIALEVCPTSNIATRAVRTLDEHPIKEFVRAGVLVTINSDDPPMFGTDLNTEYAVAARLLDLDEQGLAALAKNAVDASFLDEPGKARVSAEIDTYTSAWLTP, encoded by the coding sequence TTGACCGACCACCGCACCGCACAGGGCGTGCCCGTGGCCCCCGCCGTCGCCGGCACATCCGCCGCTCCCGGCGCCTTTGGCACCCGCGACCTGCACGCCTTCATCGCCGGTCTGCCCAAGGCCGAACTGCATGTGCACCACGTCGGCTCCGCCTCTCCCCGTATCGTCGCGGAACTGGCCGCCCGCCACCCCGACTCCGCGGTGCCGACGGACCCCGAAGCGCTCGCGGACTACTTCTCGTTCACGGACTTCGCCCACTTCATCCAGGTGTATCTGTCCGTCGTCGACCTGATCCGCACCCCGGAGGACGTCCGGCTGCTGACGTTCGAGGTGGCGCGGGACCTCTCCCGGCAGCAGGTGCGGTACGCCGAGCTGACCGTCACGCCGTACTCCTCCACCCGTCGCGGGATCGACGAGCGGGCCTTCATGGAGGCGATCGAGGACGCGCGGAAGGCGGCGGAGGCCGAGTTCGGGACCGTACTGCGGTGGTGCTTCGACATTCCGGGCGAGGCGGGGCTGGTCTCGGCCGAGGAGACCGTCCGGCTCGCCACGGACGACCGGCTGCGGCCGGAGGGGCTGGTGTCGTTCGGGCTCGGCGGGCCCGAGGTCGGCGTGCCGAGGCCGCAGTTCAAGCCGTACTTCGACCGCGCGATCGCGGCCGGGCTGCACTCCGTGCCGCACGCCGGCGAGACCACCGGCCCCGAGACGGTGTGGGACGCGCTCCACCACCTGCGCGCGGAGCGCATCGGGCACGGCACCAGTTCGGCCCGCGACCCGAAGCTGCTCGCCCACCTCGCCGAGCACCGCATCGCCCTGGAGGTCTGCCCGACCTCGAACATAGCCACGCGCGCGGTCCGCACCCTCGACGAGCACCCCATCAAGGAGTTCGTGCGGGCCGGGGTCCTGGTCACCATCAACTCCGACGACCCGCCGATGTTCGGCACCGACCTCAACACCGAGTACGCGGTCGCCGCGCGCCTCCTCGACCTCGACGAGCAGGGGCTGGCCGCGCTGGCGAAGAACGCGGTGGACGCGTCCTTCCTCGACGAGCCCGGCAAGGCCCGCGTCTCCGCCGAGATCGACACCTACACATCGGCCTGGCTGACCCCCTGA
- a CDS encoding NADAR family protein — MEKIDSWETLTGAVRAGARVTYLHFWGHRPRPDGRIGASCLSQWWPSPFTVDGVEYATAEHWMMASKARLFGDPEAERRAVAASSPAQAKKIGRLVRGFDDALWQRERFGIVVEGSFHKFAAHAELRTFLLGTGNRVLVEASPLDRVWGIGLAADDERAMDPARWRGPNLLGFALMAARERLLSGVDA, encoded by the coding sequence ATGGAGAAGATCGATTCTTGGGAGACGCTCACCGGAGCGGTCCGAGCGGGGGCAAGGGTCACGTACCTGCACTTCTGGGGACACCGTCCCCGGCCCGACGGCCGGATCGGCGCGAGCTGTCTGAGCCAGTGGTGGCCGTCACCGTTCACGGTGGACGGCGTGGAGTACGCGACGGCAGAGCACTGGATGATGGCGTCGAAGGCCCGGCTCTTCGGGGACCCGGAGGCGGAGCGCAGGGCCGTCGCCGCGTCGAGCCCCGCCCAGGCCAAGAAGATCGGGCGACTGGTCCGCGGCTTCGACGACGCCCTGTGGCAGCGGGAGCGCTTCGGCATCGTCGTCGAGGGCAGCTTCCACAAGTTCGCCGCCCACGCCGAGCTGCGGACGTTCCTCCTGGGCACGGGGAACCGGGTGCTCGTCGAGGCCAGCCCTCTCGACCGTGTCTGGGGCATCGGCCTCGCCGCGGACGACGAACGCGCCATGGACCCCGCGCGGTGGCGGGGCCCCAATCTGCTGGGCTTCGCGCTGATGGCGGCCCGGGAGAGACTGCTGAGCGGGGTCGACGCCTGA
- a CDS encoding glycerophosphodiester phosphodiesterase, which yields MRTVTAVAHRGAPYRHRENTLDSLRAGLELGADAVEFDVRTTRDGVPVLLHDATLNRLWELDRPLAALSAAELRGLTADGVPTLADALLTTRSSRVMVDLPGSVNPRAVRQILGVVRECDAEDRVYYSADPPTLLALRAAAPTAELALTWKTLAPPRPALLDAIRPRWLNYRFGLLTHALADRVHHDGYLLSAWTPDTRRSMRRLIGLGVDSITTNRVDTLCALRQHPRTEAEDSAL from the coding sequence ATGCGCACCGTGACAGCCGTCGCCCATCGCGGCGCCCCCTACCGCCACCGTGAGAACACGCTCGACTCCCTGCGCGCCGGGCTCGAACTGGGCGCGGACGCCGTCGAGTTCGACGTACGGACGACCCGTGACGGCGTGCCCGTCCTGCTCCACGACGCGACGCTGAACCGGCTCTGGGAGCTGGACCGGCCGCTGGCCGCGCTCTCCGCCGCGGAGCTGCGCGGGCTGACGGCCGACGGGGTGCCGACGCTGGCCGACGCGCTGCTCACCACCCGGAGCAGCCGGGTCATGGTCGACCTGCCGGGCTCGGTGAACCCCCGGGCGGTGCGGCAGATCCTCGGTGTCGTACGGGAGTGCGACGCCGAGGACCGCGTCTACTACAGCGCGGACCCGCCCACCCTGCTCGCCCTCCGCGCCGCCGCCCCCACCGCCGAGCTCGCCCTCACCTGGAAGACCCTCGCCCCACCCCGCCCCGCCCTGCTCGACGCGATCCGCCCCCGCTGGCTCAACTACCGCTTCGGCCTGCTCACCCACGCCCTCGCGGACCGCGTCCACCACGACGGCTACCTCCTCTCCGCCTGGACCCCCGACACCCGCCGCTCCATGCGTCGCCTGATCGGCCTGGGCGTCGACTCGATCACGACGAACCGAGTCGACACCCTGTGCGCACTGAGGCAGCATCCCCGAACCGAGGCCGAGGACAGCGCCCTCTAG